The proteins below come from a single Thermoflexus hugenholtzii JAD2 genomic window:
- a CDS encoding LPXTG cell wall anchor domain-containing protein yields the protein MAWEGARVQRRHGWARGGLRAGLGLALGMGLALGWGDRASAQFPTPGPTPTPFPTWTPTPVATPTDTPVPSPTPTPSPSPTFTPTSTSVPPPTQPPPTVTPIPSPTVSPMPTAPAVPAPSSPPPGPSGGSDAASPSVATPGLDVARLPRTGGALWGPVAGGGLAMLAALLAWRRRRFRRRR from the coding sequence ATGGCGTGGGAAGGCGCTCGCGTTCAAAGAAGGCATGGGTGGGCGCGCGGCGGGCTGCGGGCCGGGCTGGGCCTGGCGTTGGGGATGGGGCTCGCCCTGGGGTGGGGCGATCGGGCCAGCGCCCAGTTCCCCACCCCGGGCCCGACGCCCACCCCGTTCCCGACGTGGACGCCCACCCCGGTGGCGACCCCGACGGATACGCCGGTTCCTTCGCCCACGCCGACGCCTTCTCCCTCCCCTACGTTCACGCCGACGTCCACGTCCGTGCCTCCTCCTACGCAGCCCCCTCCCACGGTAACTCCTATCCCCTCTCCGACGGTTTCTCCCATGCCCACCGCTCCGGCGGTCCCAGCTCCCTCGTCTCCGCCCCCGGGTCCATCGGGAGGGTCCGATGCAGCGAGCCCCAGCGTGGCCACACCCGGTTTGGATGTCGCCCGGCTGCCGCGGACCGGCGGGGCGCTCTGGGGGCCAGTGGCCGGGGGCGGTCTGGCCATGCTGGCGGCTTTACTGGCGTGGCGCCGCCGGCGATTTCGGAGGCGGCGGTAG
- a CDS encoding AAA family ATPase, which produces MADARIRVLIVDDVPETRENLKKLLLFEPDIEVVGSAATAEEGIRLARDLQPDVVLLDINLPGMSGIAAVERIMEVAPLTQVVMMSVQSDADYLRRAMLAGARDFLPKPFSADELVATVRRVVRTRRPPAVLPPTGPLGVAAGPGGARGKVVAVYSPKGGVGTTMIAVNLAVALQKPDRKVALIDASLPFGDVGVFLNLQGPRHLADLAQMDEVDPEALTLTMLAHASGLKVLLAPPRPELAEYVTAEAMKRILGLARGLFDILVIDTTTQPSDLTLQILDEADRIVLVVTPDVPTIKNARLFFDVAAQLEYPPQKTLMVLNKADRRFGITAEMVEQALKHPVVAQIPWDETTVLQSINKGSPLVAQRARPIAQALLQLAGRVEEALSAAPEAEEVRRRTGR; this is translated from the coding sequence ATGGCGGACGCGCGGATTCGCGTGCTGATTGTGGATGATGTCCCCGAGACGCGGGAGAACCTGAAGAAGCTCCTTTTGTTCGAGCCGGACATCGAGGTGGTGGGGAGCGCAGCCACCGCGGAGGAAGGGATCCGGCTGGCGCGGGACCTGCAGCCGGACGTGGTCTTGCTGGACATCAACCTGCCGGGGATGAGCGGCATCGCCGCGGTGGAGCGAATCATGGAGGTCGCTCCCCTCACGCAGGTGGTCATGATGTCCGTTCAGAGCGACGCGGACTACCTGCGGCGGGCGATGCTGGCCGGAGCCCGGGACTTCCTCCCTAAGCCCTTCTCGGCGGACGAGCTGGTGGCCACGGTCCGTCGGGTGGTCCGGACCCGGCGGCCTCCGGCGGTGCTGCCGCCCACAGGCCCGCTGGGGGTCGCGGCCGGGCCGGGCGGCGCGCGGGGGAAGGTGGTGGCCGTCTACAGCCCGAAGGGGGGCGTGGGGACCACGATGATCGCAGTGAACCTGGCGGTCGCCCTCCAGAAGCCGGATCGCAAGGTGGCCCTCATCGACGCTTCCCTGCCGTTCGGGGATGTGGGAGTGTTCTTGAACCTGCAGGGGCCCCGCCATCTGGCCGATCTGGCCCAGATGGATGAGGTGGATCCGGAGGCGTTGACCTTGACGATGCTCGCCCACGCCTCGGGGTTGAAGGTGCTGCTGGCCCCGCCCCGGCCGGAGCTGGCGGAGTATGTGACCGCGGAGGCGATGAAGCGCATCCTGGGGTTGGCCCGCGGTCTCTTCGACATCCTGGTCATCGACACAACGACCCAGCCCTCGGATCTCACGCTACAGATCCTCGATGAGGCCGATCGGATCGTGCTGGTAGTGACGCCGGACGTGCCCACCATCAAGAACGCCCGTCTGTTCTTCGATGTGGCGGCCCAGCTGGAGTACCCGCCCCAGAAGACCCTGATGGTCCTCAACAAGGCCGACCGGCGCTTCGGGATCACGGCGGAGATGGTGGAGCAGGCCCTCAAGCACCCGGTGGTTGCCCAGATTCCCTGGGATGAGACGACGGTGTTGCAGTCGATCAACAAGGGCAGCCCGCTGGTCGCCCAGCGGGCCCGGCCCATCGCCCAGGCCCTCCTCCAGCTGGCCGGGCGGGTCGAGGAGGCGCTATCCGCCGCCCCCGAGGCGGAGGAGGTCCGGCGGCGGACTGGCCGTTAG
- a CDS encoding Tad domain-containing protein → MHGRSRGQALVLIALAFVGLLALTALALDGSNAYGQRRRAQNGADAGALTGARFLWNPKPWCNNLQGYGCPEAALLRAVNSAVEAHGLPDTDGQPGNAYNANIQVFYTDADGNVLGPVGGGFVPAKIGTKDVKGVRVVVWNPFSAFIAQIIGQANLRVSAEAVAVYQPPVSCNGWAIFGGCTGNCQPNVLKATGGGQAGVVNGNIHSNADINISQQMYINGVCDYVTEKKGQGKCQTTQQGSYIPMPEFYKYEDFLPGGSKWNQADASRRYYFSGPITLKSSGLCPSPGNNSGGSYKLCDGLYVVNGDVTIQGGGTVTLTIVTNGEIKSTSSNNDDAYFKGFYREPDGKGQLLFFSTSNDTNNGAIQLSYASITWEGLIYAPNGLVNLSGSQGFTGNGAIFGYEVDVSGANFQLTYIDEACPTSPPQLFLFK, encoded by the coding sequence ATGCACGGACGAAGCCGAGGACAAGCGCTGGTGTTGATCGCGTTGGCCTTCGTGGGCCTTCTGGCCCTCACGGCCCTGGCCCTGGACGGGAGCAACGCCTACGGCCAGCGCCGGCGGGCCCAGAACGGGGCCGACGCCGGGGCCCTGACCGGGGCGCGTTTCCTCTGGAACCCCAAACCCTGGTGCAACAACCTTCAGGGCTACGGCTGCCCGGAGGCGGCGCTGTTGCGGGCGGTGAACAGCGCCGTGGAGGCCCACGGCCTGCCGGATACGGACGGCCAGCCCGGGAACGCGTATAACGCCAACATCCAGGTCTTCTACACTGACGCCGACGGGAACGTCCTCGGCCCGGTCGGCGGCGGCTTCGTCCCGGCCAAGATCGGGACGAAGGACGTGAAGGGCGTCCGCGTGGTGGTCTGGAACCCCTTCTCCGCCTTCATCGCCCAGATCATCGGTCAGGCGAACCTGCGCGTGAGCGCGGAGGCGGTGGCGGTCTACCAGCCGCCTGTCTCTTGCAATGGCTGGGCCATCTTCGGCGGGTGCACCGGCAACTGCCAGCCCAACGTCCTCAAGGCCACCGGCGGCGGCCAGGCCGGGGTCGTCAACGGCAACATCCACTCCAATGCCGACATCAATATCAGCCAGCAGATGTATATCAACGGCGTCTGTGACTATGTGACGGAGAAGAAAGGGCAGGGGAAGTGCCAGACCACCCAGCAGGGCAGCTACATCCCGATGCCCGAGTTTTATAAATACGAAGACTTCCTGCCCGGCGGCTCCAAGTGGAACCAGGCGGATGCGAGCCGGCGCTATTACTTCAGCGGTCCCATCACGCTGAAATCCAGCGGCCTCTGCCCCTCGCCCGGGAACAACAGCGGCGGCTCCTATAAGCTCTGCGACGGGCTCTACGTGGTCAACGGCGACGTCACCATCCAGGGCGGGGGAACCGTCACGCTGACGATCGTGACCAACGGCGAGATCAAGTCCACCAGCTCGAACAACGATGACGCCTACTTCAAGGGGTTCTATCGGGAGCCGGACGGCAAGGGGCAGCTCCTGTTCTTCTCGACATCCAATGACACCAACAACGGGGCGATCCAGCTCTCGTATGCCTCGATCACCTGGGAGGGCCTGATCTACGCCCCCAACGGCTTGGTCAACCTCTCGGGCAGCCAGGGGTTCACCGGGAACGGTGCCATCTTCGGCTACGAGGTCGACGTCTCCGGCGCCAACTTCCAGCTGACCTATATCGATGAGGCCTGTCCGACCTCGCCTCCCCAGCTCTTCCTGTTCAAGTGA
- the cpaB gene encoding Flp pilus assembly protein CpaB — translation MRRRRNRTLLLLILLILVLMGAALLLVPRFAAGPAPTPTPTPPSLKPIVIAAQSIPRGALITESDVTLRGWPVEVLPEGAFADPKEVIGKVARVDIPRQKPIVPEDLTVQPAEAARRGSEASLFVPPGKVAFPIPADEAGAVAFNLAPGDRVDVLVTFRLVPVKATADGEFRPQILDEDLFNRLRALGVEPGAAAQAAVVKPEQQVEFRVSQLVLQNVEILSIGSFEPPQPLPPPGPTPTPGPAPTPTPMPRQRYITLLVDPQEALILQWLRESGAVVDLALRNPTDNQLVRTDPVTLGWLLQRIGITLPPPGRFGLAPDMIPGCPDAFAREPCR, via the coding sequence ATGCGCCGGCGCAGAAATCGAACGTTGTTGCTGCTCATCCTGCTGATCCTGGTCCTGATGGGGGCCGCGCTGTTGCTCGTGCCCCGTTTCGCTGCGGGCCCGGCCCCGACGCCAACGCCCACACCCCCTTCGCTGAAGCCCATCGTCATCGCGGCCCAGAGCATCCCGCGCGGGGCGTTGATCACGGAGTCGGATGTCACCCTGCGGGGATGGCCGGTTGAGGTCCTGCCGGAGGGGGCTTTCGCGGATCCGAAGGAGGTGATCGGGAAGGTGGCCCGGGTGGACATCCCCCGGCAGAAGCCCATCGTGCCGGAGGACCTGACGGTGCAGCCCGCAGAGGCGGCGCGGCGGGGATCGGAGGCCAGCCTCTTCGTGCCGCCCGGGAAAGTAGCCTTCCCCATCCCGGCCGACGAGGCGGGGGCCGTCGCCTTCAACCTGGCGCCTGGGGATCGGGTGGACGTGCTGGTGACGTTCCGTCTGGTTCCAGTCAAGGCGACCGCCGATGGGGAGTTCCGCCCGCAGATCCTGGACGAAGATCTGTTCAATCGGTTGCGGGCCCTTGGGGTGGAGCCCGGCGCCGCGGCGCAGGCGGCCGTGGTGAAGCCGGAGCAGCAGGTGGAATTCCGGGTCAGCCAGCTGGTCCTTCAGAACGTGGAGATCCTTTCTATCGGATCCTTTGAGCCTCCGCAGCCTCTGCCCCCGCCTGGGCCGACGCCGACGCCGGGTCCCGCGCCCACGCCCACTCCGATGCCGCGCCAGCGATACATCACGTTGCTGGTCGATCCGCAGGAGGCGTTGATCCTGCAGTGGCTGCGGGAATCCGGAGCGGTGGTGGACCTGGCCTTGCGCAACCCGACGGATAACCAGCTGGTGCGGACGGACCCGGTGACCTTAGGATGGCTGCTCCAGCGGATCGGGATCACCCTCCCGCCGCCCGGGCGCTTCGGCCTTGCCCCGGATATGATCCCGGGTTGTCCGGATGCGTTCGCCCGGGAGCCGTGCCGGTGA
- a CDS encoding type II secretion system F family protein — protein MVSLIVVLVILALGVIALALVIGLGAPREEEVLQARLAEFAARDVPVTLEDIELSIPFTQRVIVPLLRQIAAFITRFTPQSIIEDTRRRLELAGNPTRLGAAEFFVLRLLVGLFLFGLLQVLLLRAPPPQRWVLSLAMGGLGFYLPMLWLNQQIARRKREILKTLPDALDLLVICVEAGLGFDAAMQKVAERWNHNELGRAFARVLHEIALGRSRKDALRDMAARVDLPEMTTFVAAIIQAEQLGVSIAKVLHIQADQMRLRRRQRAEELARQAPIKMLFPLVFLIFPAMFVVLLGPALLIVLKQFGGGFLP, from the coding sequence ATGGTGAGCCTGATCGTGGTTCTGGTCATCTTGGCCCTGGGGGTGATCGCGCTGGCCTTGGTGATCGGCCTGGGGGCGCCGCGGGAGGAGGAGGTGCTTCAGGCCCGGCTGGCGGAGTTCGCCGCCCGGGACGTGCCGGTGACCCTGGAGGACATCGAGCTCTCCATTCCTTTCACCCAGCGGGTGATCGTCCCCCTCCTTCGCCAGATCGCGGCCTTCATCACCCGGTTCACCCCGCAATCGATCATTGAGGACACCCGTCGCCGCCTGGAGCTGGCCGGCAATCCCACCCGCCTGGGGGCGGCAGAGTTCTTCGTGCTGCGTCTGCTGGTCGGGCTGTTCCTCTTCGGCCTCCTCCAGGTGCTGCTGCTGCGGGCCCCGCCGCCCCAGCGGTGGGTTCTCAGCCTGGCCATGGGCGGGCTGGGTTTTTACCTTCCCATGCTCTGGCTCAACCAACAGATCGCCCGGCGCAAGCGGGAGATCCTGAAGACGTTGCCGGACGCTCTGGATCTCCTGGTGATCTGTGTGGAGGCCGGCCTGGGCTTCGACGCGGCGATGCAGAAGGTGGCGGAGCGTTGGAACCACAACGAGCTGGGGCGCGCCTTCGCCCGTGTCCTCCATGAGATCGCCCTGGGGCGCTCCCGCAAGGACGCCCTGCGGGATATGGCGGCGCGGGTGGATCTGCCGGAGATGACTACCTTCGTAGCGGCCATCATCCAGGCGGAGCAGCTGGGGGTGAGCATCGCCAAGGTGCTTCACATCCAGGCGGATCAGATGCGCCTGCGCCGCCGGCAGCGGGCGGAGGAGCTGGCCCGCCAAGCCCCGATCAAGATGCTGTTCCCGCTGGTCTTCCTGATCTTCCCCGCCATGTTCGTGGTCCTGCTCGGGCCGGCCCTGCTCATCGTGCTCAAGCAGTTCGGCGGCGGGTTCCTCCCTTAG
- a CDS encoding type II secretion system F family protein, with product MAWQTYVLIGGGALIVILLLLYIFGGEEEEVVERLERYAAAPPVRRGEGPSRPAPSRRAMPFSENLNRAIAGRGFAEDLRLQLARADLKITPAEFLVMQILSAGLGLLLAQLIFRFLPLTLLGAVAGFFAPRLYVAWRQRRRLQAFNAQLGDAINLMVNGLRAGYSVLQAMEAVARELPPPISVEFDRVVKEQQLGLSLEQALQNMLRRVRSDDLEMLVTAILIHREVGGNLAEILDTISFTIRERVRIQGEIRALTAQQTLSGYVLMFLPIALGLILFGINRNYMLNFFNSGILGYFMISCTLVMMLIGYFVIRRIVRIEV from the coding sequence ATGGCCTGGCAGACTTATGTGCTGATCGGCGGGGGCGCGCTGATCGTGATCCTCCTGCTCCTCTACATCTTCGGAGGGGAAGAGGAGGAGGTGGTCGAGCGGCTGGAACGCTACGCCGCTGCCCCGCCCGTGCGCCGGGGCGAGGGGCCATCCCGTCCGGCGCCCTCCCGCCGGGCCATGCCATTCAGTGAAAATCTGAACCGGGCCATCGCCGGGCGGGGGTTCGCGGAGGACCTGCGCCTCCAGCTGGCCCGGGCGGATCTCAAGATCACCCCGGCGGAGTTCCTGGTCATGCAGATCCTCTCCGCGGGGCTTGGGCTCCTGCTGGCCCAGCTGATCTTCCGCTTCCTGCCGCTCACGTTGCTGGGAGCGGTGGCCGGCTTCTTCGCCCCCCGCTTGTATGTGGCCTGGCGCCAGCGGCGGCGGCTGCAGGCCTTCAACGCCCAGCTGGGGGACGCCATCAACCTGATGGTGAACGGCCTGCGGGCTGGCTACAGCGTCCTGCAGGCCATGGAGGCCGTGGCCCGGGAGCTCCCCCCGCCGATCTCTGTCGAGTTCGATCGCGTGGTCAAGGAACAGCAGCTGGGCCTCTCCCTGGAACAGGCCCTCCAGAACATGCTCCGTCGGGTCCGCAGTGATGACCTGGAGATGCTGGTCACGGCGATCCTGATCCACCGCGAGGTGGGCGGGAACCTGGCCGAGATCCTAGACACCATCAGCTTCACCATCCGCGAGCGCGTGCGGATCCAAGGGGAGATCCGGGCGCTGACCGCCCAGCAAACCCTCAGCGGCTATGTCCTGATGTTCCTCCCCATCGCCCTGGGCCTGATCCTGTTCGGGATCAACCGCAACTACATGTTGAATTTCTTCAACAGCGGGATCCTGGGCTATTTTATGATCTCCTGCACCCTGGTCATGATGCTCATCGGTTACTTCGTGATCCGCCGGATTGTCCGGATCGAGGTGTAA
- a CDS encoding DUF7507 domain-containing protein, which produces MRTHKGWHRVGATLLIAGAGFLALLLLMSRRAEAGVQVLSQTTLVDFGAGEFLRTGLAGIGDGAVSLLRAGLSGEWITTVVTAGLVPRWGHAAVYTNGRIYVIGGLHDATVGSALTHAIVQSATVLGDHNLTPWVTVTTNLTGIFPYGTAYGGAVQVGPFLYVIGGRREPNPDIGAAQRQVAYARVNPDGSLSPFTEAVSLPVGLESMATVAWAGWIYVLGGIDESLQVTDTIYVARPDPATGLITGWTRLTWTLPYPLWRHAAVAEQGYLYVIGGMTGTSSLPLYEVWFAPLGDGTLLGPFTRTEPLDNNLVELAAIGYNGLLLTSGGLQSNLSDVSRDVRAGVIADTREVITWTATSLITPPRSAHAMVVLPDGWVYVIGGRDQNTPLTHINAGRLGAEGAGLFVSSGRYLAPPFHLDRRRLLLTLDFQFLRPPGTDAAVRIRSQAQDGFPWSDWGPWTPLTGTGEVTLSIPLNFYVQSLQYEVVFSTTNPLTAPFLLRADLRYEVPDKPPAWVKQAMPPEGNAVRPGDRITYTVVLTNDSGATLHNLRLMDDFPAGTAYVAGSASASAGLSWTVSASGWVGEMTALAPGSVLTFTFAVTVTAGGGQIQNQAVLQTDEFGLLSGNVVVHPVVALTGTLSALPPAGSVVFPGDLLTYTVWVTNPASAPLGAAQITGQLPLAVVPLPNGLQVSAGSVFTGSWPTFRWDLPGLGAGAAAALTWTVQITDPMWIEDGAWLTATASLSGTPPLPLGAITHVVRQPYALQIVKTDDRSQADIEEILRYTITLTNTGWVTVTDLRITDTLTGWPWITFVDPPVEAREMVITLPALGPRATISFVRSTQISVSANLSDVVAFTNTVTARAFGTAGVPLADRFEASDVTTLAGPDLVVAIPPESVSFDGSTVTLTVVVTNVGPGTARPLSSENPLCAPHWVLVGFWANDEPVRADYLDLGAHRLPPGAAASGVFTLSLTRTASIRAMVDAYTPGFGFPGRGCVMETREDNNVTEPVRVGGYRVFLPLILRGP; this is translated from the coding sequence ATGCGGACGCACAAAGGTTGGCATCGAGTTGGGGCAACGCTTCTCATCGCGGGCGCCGGGTTCCTCGCCCTGCTGCTCCTCATGAGCCGCCGGGCCGAGGCCGGCGTCCAGGTCCTTTCCCAGACCACGTTGGTGGATTTCGGCGCCGGGGAGTTCCTCCGCACCGGGCTGGCCGGCATAGGGGACGGCGCGGTCTCGCTGCTCCGGGCCGGCCTGAGCGGGGAGTGGATCACCACGGTGGTGACGGCGGGCCTGGTCCCCCGTTGGGGTCACGCTGCGGTCTACACGAACGGGCGCATCTATGTGATCGGCGGGCTCCACGATGCCACCGTGGGCAGCGCCCTGACGCACGCCATCGTGCAATCGGCCACGGTCCTGGGCGATCATAACCTCACGCCATGGGTCACCGTCACGACCAACCTCACCGGGATCTTCCCCTATGGCACCGCCTATGGGGGAGCGGTGCAGGTCGGCCCCTTCCTGTATGTCATCGGCGGCAGGCGGGAGCCGAACCCAGACATCGGAGCGGCCCAGCGTCAGGTAGCCTACGCCCGGGTGAACCCGGATGGCTCCCTCTCCCCGTTCACGGAGGCGGTCTCCCTGCCCGTCGGGCTGGAGAGCATGGCGACGGTGGCGTGGGCGGGGTGGATCTACGTCCTGGGCGGGATCGATGAAAGCCTCCAGGTGACCGACACCATTTACGTGGCCCGGCCGGACCCGGCCACTGGTCTCATCACCGGCTGGACCCGCCTCACGTGGACCCTGCCTTATCCCCTGTGGCGGCACGCCGCGGTGGCCGAGCAGGGCTATCTCTATGTGATCGGGGGGATGACCGGGACGAGCAGCCTGCCCCTGTATGAGGTCTGGTTCGCGCCCCTGGGGGATGGGACGCTCCTCGGGCCCTTCACCCGCACCGAGCCCCTGGACAACAACCTGGTGGAGCTGGCGGCCATCGGCTACAACGGCCTGTTGCTCACCAGCGGAGGGTTGCAGAGCAACCTCAGCGATGTCAGCCGGGACGTGCGGGCAGGGGTGATCGCCGACACCAGGGAGGTAATCACCTGGACGGCCACCAGCCTGATCACCCCACCCCGCAGCGCCCACGCCATGGTCGTGCTCCCCGACGGCTGGGTCTACGTGATCGGGGGGCGCGATCAGAACACCCCCCTGACCCACATCAACGCCGGACGACTGGGCGCGGAGGGGGCAGGGCTCTTCGTCTCCAGTGGGCGCTACCTCGCCCCGCCCTTTCATCTGGACCGGCGGCGACTGCTGTTGACGCTGGACTTCCAGTTCCTGCGTCCGCCCGGGACCGACGCCGCGGTCCGCATCCGATCCCAGGCTCAGGACGGCTTCCCGTGGAGCGACTGGGGCCCGTGGACGCCGCTCACCGGGACGGGAGAGGTCACCCTTTCCATCCCCCTCAACTTCTACGTCCAGTCCCTTCAGTATGAAGTGGTCTTCAGCACCACGAACCCCCTCACCGCGCCCTTCCTGCTCCGGGCCGATCTGCGCTACGAGGTCCCGGACAAGCCGCCTGCCTGGGTCAAACAGGCGATGCCGCCGGAGGGGAATGCGGTGCGGCCCGGGGATCGGATCACCTACACGGTGGTCCTGACCAACGACAGCGGGGCCACCCTCCACAACCTCCGGCTGATGGACGACTTCCCGGCCGGGACGGCCTACGTGGCAGGCTCGGCCTCCGCCTCCGCAGGGCTCTCGTGGACGGTCTCCGCCAGCGGGTGGGTGGGGGAGATGACCGCCCTCGCCCCCGGGAGCGTCCTGACGTTCACCTTCGCGGTCACCGTGACTGCCGGGGGTGGCCAGATCCAGAACCAGGCCGTTCTCCAGACCGATGAGTTCGGGTTGCTCTCCGGCAACGTCGTCGTCCATCCGGTGGTCGCGTTGACCGGTACCCTCAGCGCCCTCCCGCCCGCCGGGAGCGTGGTCTTCCCTGGGGATCTGCTCACCTATACTGTGTGGGTGACCAACCCTGCGTCCGCTCCGCTGGGGGCGGCGCAGATCACCGGGCAGCTCCCCCTCGCCGTCGTCCCGCTCCCCAACGGCCTTCAGGTCAGCGCGGGGTCGGTGTTCACGGGATCCTGGCCGACCTTCCGCTGGGACCTGCCCGGCCTGGGCGCGGGGGCGGCCGCGGCCCTCACCTGGACGGTGCAGATCACGGACCCGATGTGGATCGAGGACGGGGCCTGGCTCACCGCTACGGCATCCCTCTCCGGCACCCCGCCCCTCCCACTGGGGGCTATCACCCACGTGGTACGTCAGCCGTATGCCCTCCAGATCGTCAAGACCGACGATCGAAGCCAAGCGGACATCGAGGAGATCCTCCGCTATACCATCACCCTCACCAACACCGGCTGGGTGACGGTGACAGACCTTCGGATCACCGACACGCTGACCGGATGGCCGTGGATCACTTTCGTGGATCCACCGGTGGAGGCCAGGGAGATGGTGATCACGCTCCCCGCCCTGGGGCCCCGGGCGACGATCTCCTTCGTCCGGAGCACTCAGATCAGCGTCTCCGCCAACCTCTCGGACGTGGTCGCCTTCACCAACACGGTCACCGCCCGCGCCTTCGGGACGGCAGGGGTTCCCCTGGCGGACCGCTTCGAGGCTTCCGACGTCACCACCCTGGCCGGACCGGATCTGGTGGTCGCCATCCCACCGGAATCCGTGAGCTTTGATGGAAGCACAGTCACGCTCACGGTGGTCGTCACTAACGTCGGGCCGGGAACCGCCCGTCCGTTGTCCAGTGAGAACCCCCTGTGCGCGCCGCACTGGGTGCTGGTGGGGTTCTGGGCGAACGACGAACCCGTTCGTGCGGACTATCTCGATCTGGGAGCGCATCGGCTGCCTCCGGGCGCCGCGGCCTCCGGGGTCTTCACGCTGTCACTTACGAGGACTGCCTCGATCCGCGCCATGGTGGACGCCTACACCCCCGGCTTTGGCTTCCCCGGCCGGGGATGCGTGATGGAAACGCGGGAGGACAACAACGTCACCGAGCCGGTGAGGGTGGGCGGATATCGGGTGTTCCTCCCCCTGATCCTGCGAGGTCCGTGA
- a CDS encoding CpaF family protein: protein MSLLRRIQGSQSPPAASPSPEPARPGPAPEPPPPSAPRRPLPTTTGLRDAYADLKSRIQNKLLAELEPTLDLSRTEELRAMIEEKFDAVLAEDHIVLSRLERQRLFEQIVAEILGYGPLEPLLQDDTITEIMVNGPKKVYIERNGKIERTNVVFEDDEHLMRIIERIVAPLGRRVDESMPYVDARLPDGSRVNIVIPPISLIGPVVTIRKFYRTPLTVEDLIRLGSATPEVMEFLKACVQARINIVVSGGTGSGKTTLLNILSGFIPEGERIITIENAAELQLRQEHVVTLETRPPNIEGKGEITMRDLVINALRMRPDRIIVGECRGGEAFDMLQAMNTGHEGSMTTIHANSPRDALARLENMVLMAGTDLPHRAIREQIAMAIDLIVQTSRMRDGSRKIVSVTEIQGLEGEVITATELFKFEQYGMEGGKIVGRLVPTGIRPRFIDRLEEAGIRLPPSIFGIGRR from the coding sequence ATGTCGCTCCTGCGACGGATTCAGGGAAGCCAGAGTCCTCCTGCAGCGTCGCCGAGCCCCGAGCCGGCGCGCCCGGGGCCGGCCCCGGAGCCTCCGCCGCCTTCCGCCCCCCGCCGGCCGTTGCCGACCACCACCGGCCTCCGGGATGCCTACGCGGATCTCAAAAGCCGGATCCAGAACAAACTCCTCGCGGAGCTGGAGCCCACCCTGGATCTCTCCCGCACCGAAGAGCTGCGGGCGATGATCGAGGAGAAGTTCGACGCCGTCCTGGCGGAGGATCACATCGTCCTGAGCCGCCTGGAGCGCCAGCGGCTGTTCGAGCAGATCGTGGCCGAGATCCTGGGCTACGGCCCCCTGGAGCCCCTGCTCCAGGATGACACCATCACCGAGATCATGGTCAACGGGCCCAAGAAGGTCTACATCGAGCGCAACGGGAAGATCGAGCGGACGAACGTGGTCTTCGAGGACGATGAACATCTGATGCGGATCATCGAACGCATCGTCGCTCCCCTGGGCCGGCGGGTGGACGAGAGCATGCCCTACGTGGACGCTCGGCTGCCCGACGGCTCCCGCGTCAACATTGTGATCCCCCCGATCTCCCTGATCGGCCCGGTGGTGACCATCCGGAAGTTCTACCGGACCCCTCTCACGGTGGAGGATCTGATCCGCCTGGGCTCGGCCACGCCGGAGGTGATGGAGTTCCTGAAAGCCTGCGTCCAGGCGAGGATCAACATCGTGGTCTCCGGCGGGACGGGCTCGGGCAAGACCACCTTGCTCAACATCCTCTCCGGCTTCATCCCGGAGGGGGAGCGGATCATCACCATTGAGAACGCGGCGGAGCTGCAGCTGCGCCAGGAGCATGTGGTCACCCTGGAGACCCGCCCACCGAACATTGAGGGGAAGGGCGAGATCACCATGCGGGATCTGGTGATCAACGCCCTGCGGATGCGCCCGGACCGGATCATTGTCGGGGAGTGCCGCGGGGGCGAGGCCTTTGACATGCTCCAGGCGATGAACACCGGCCACGAGGGCTCCATGACCACCATCCACGCCAACAGCCCCCGTGACGCCCTGGCCCGCCTGGAGAACATGGTGCTGATGGCCGGGACGGATCTCCCCCACCGGGCGATCCGGGAGCAGATCGCCATGGCCATCGACCTGATCGTCCAGACCTCCCGCATGCGGGACGGCTCCCGCAAGATCGTCTCCGTCACAGAGATCCAGGGCCTGGAGGGGGAGGTGATCACCGCCACCGAGCTCTTCAAATTCGAGCAATACGGGATGGAAGGGGGGAAGATCGTTGGCCGGCTGGTGCCCACGGGGATCCGGCCGCGCTTCATCGACCGCCTGGAGGAGGCCGGCATCCGCCTGCCGCCCTCGATCTTCGGCATCGGGCGTCGATAG